In Kitasatospora sp. NA04385, a single genomic region encodes these proteins:
- a CDS encoding phosphorothioated DNA-binding restriction endonuclease, translating to MDWPERVAKLRRWTSSGVRAPHKPLLLLYALGSYQRDADAELRYSAVEEELKRLLEEYGPSHSTTPAYPFHHLVSDGVWEVRTDQGPRSPGTGVRVLRSSGATGRLVPELRAALRKDPALLGQLARVLLDFHFPPSLHTDLCEAVGLDLDLADTESLTGGVPGGARERAARRQRDRRMRELVLTAYEFQCAFCGYDGMLGASAVGLEAAHVRWWSFDGPDEVDNGLCLCSLHHKLFDKGVLGLGEGHRVLVSRRFVGRSEASRQQVLALAGRPVIGPQPGTAPIADRHRKWHADQVFHGEPRESANSPSTG from the coding sequence ATGGACTGGCCGGAGCGGGTAGCGAAGCTGAGACGGTGGACCAGCAGCGGCGTCCGGGCGCCGCACAAACCGCTGCTGCTGCTGTACGCGCTGGGCAGCTACCAGCGCGACGCCGACGCCGAACTGCGCTACAGCGCGGTCGAGGAGGAGCTGAAGCGGCTGCTCGAGGAGTACGGGCCGTCCCATTCGACCACCCCCGCCTACCCGTTCCACCACCTGGTCAGCGACGGGGTCTGGGAGGTCAGGACCGACCAGGGGCCCAGGAGCCCCGGGACCGGCGTGCGGGTCCTGCGCTCCAGCGGTGCGACCGGCCGGCTCGTGCCCGAGCTGCGGGCGGCCCTGCGCAAGGACCCGGCGCTGCTGGGACAGTTGGCGCGAGTGCTGCTGGACTTCCACTTCCCACCGTCGCTGCACACCGACCTGTGCGAGGCCGTCGGGCTCGACCTGGACCTGGCCGACACCGAGAGCCTGACCGGAGGCGTCCCGGGTGGGGCGAGGGAGCGGGCGGCGCGGCGGCAGCGGGACCGGCGGATGCGCGAACTCGTGCTGACCGCCTACGAGTTCCAGTGCGCGTTCTGCGGCTACGACGGGATGCTGGGCGCGAGCGCGGTCGGCCTGGAGGCGGCGCACGTGCGGTGGTGGTCCTTCGACGGGCCGGACGAGGTCGACAACGGCCTGTGCCTGTGCTCGCTGCACCACAAGCTCTTCGACAAGGGCGTCCTGGGCCTGGGGGAGGGGCACCGCGTCCTGGTCTCCCGGCGCTTCGTCGGCCGCAGCGAGGCCAGCAGGCAGCAGGTGCTCGCCCTGGCCGGACGGCCGGTCATCGGCCCGCAGCCGGGGACCGCGCCGATCGCGGACCGGCACCGGAAGTGGCACGCCGACCAGGTCTTCCACGGCGAGCCCCGGGAGTCCGCGAACTCGCCGTCCACCGGCTGA